The Haloterrigena turkmenica DSM 5511 nucleotide sequence TGCCTGATCGGATTCGTTTCTCCGAGTGCGGCGAACAGTTCACAGAGGTCGGTCCGATCGGAAAACCGCTCCGCGTCGGTGACGGTCGGATCGCCGTTTTCGTTCGACAACTCCAAGAAGTACTCGTTCTCGTCCGTTCGAAGCGTCACCCGTCCGCGATCGGCGTCGCTCTTTATTGGCGGTGTGGGTCCGCCGAGTACGGCGGCCAGTCCGCGAAGGAACGACGACTTGTTCGACGCGTTCTCCCCTGAGAGCAGCGTCACTCCGGGTGAGAGCGTCAGTTCGCCGTCGGTGATTCCACCGACGTTCTGGACGGTGATATGTAATTCCTCGAACTCGCTTTCCGGCTCCGATTCAGGGCTGTTTACAAACATGGATGGGCGAACGACCGATGGATCGATAGCGGCACAGCGTTGATTGATTAGGCCGCGCACCGGTAGATGATGGCTGTGTTCTATATAATCGTTTGGCCGAATAATACTTTCACGATCTAGGAGTAACGTATATACGACGGCCCGTTATCGTCGGCCGACCGCCGACTTCGAAACCCGCCCGTACTCGTGACACCGCCCGTCGATCACGCTTCGGTCTCATCGTCTCGAGCATCGGTTCGACCGGCCTCTCGGCACGAACAGCGTCCCCGATCCACGAGGCGGGCAAACGTGTACTCCTCACCGCATTCCGTACATGCGACGCGCAGACTCAGCGTGACCTCCGGGTCGCCGATCGTCAGGTGACCGCTCGAGCGGAGTCGATCGATCGTTCGCATGGTGATCGACTCGGTTCGGGACAGTAATTTGAAGACGACGTTCTTCGCGTCAGTCCGATCGATTCGCGTGGTCCGCTCGGTGTCGACGTCGAGGCAGTCGTTGAGATGCGTCCGAACGGTCTGGTAACTGACGAAGTCGTCCGTGACCGCGTCCGGATCGATTCCGTTCCGTTCGAGTCGGGACTGCGCTTCGACTCGCGTTCCGACGCTCACGTCATCGTCGGTAAGCAGGCGGTAGAGGTTCTCGACTTCACCCTCAAGCGTCTCCATGTCCGATTCGTTCACCGCCGCTTCGAGCACCTGCCGGTTGTGATACGTTTCGAGGTCGCGGAGACTGGCTCCCGCGTCCCGGCGCTCGAGGAGTCGCTGATCGAGGTCGTCGAGTTTCCGCTCACGGGCGACCCGATCGATCTTACAGCCTCCGGTGTCGTTCGCCATCGTATATATTGCGTGTGTGGGACACCATTTATTTTCTTCCCGCTGTGTCGCCGCCGCGAATCGTTATCCGACTGACTCGAGCATACTCTTATGATGCTGCCCAAAGCAACGAGAAAGTACCGTGCAGACGGACGATACACGACCGGCGAGCCGATATGGAACCGACGATCGAGACCGCTCGGTAATTAAGACGAAACCATTACTGAAGAGATGCCTATCACCGTAAAAGCCTACGCCGAACACGACGAACTCGCTCTGGTCCCGACGTTGCGGAGCATAGATGGTATCGAAATCGAAGTGATAACGCAGGCGAACACCGATCCGGATTCGGACGTCTTTCCGTTTCTCATCACGTACGACGACCGCGACGAATTGGAGCGTCACCTCGATTCTGATCCGACCGTTGACGGTTATGAACTCGTCGACGCGAACGACGACATGTTCATCTACTATATCGAACATTCAGACGGGACCATATTACTCAGTCCGATCCTCACGGAAGTGAACGGATTCATGTTGCGTACGGAAACCAGACGTCGCGGATGGTTCGTCCAGTTACAACTCCCGGACCGAGAGGCGCTCAATACGATCTGGGAGTACGCCGAAGGGTGCGGGATGAAGTTCGAGATTATCGAACTACACGGGAGCACGGGGACCGAAAAAGATATTTCGTTCGGGCTGACGGACGAACAGATCGAAGCACTGCAAACAGCGTACAAGTGCGGGTACTTCAACGAGCCGCGAGACACGGCCCTCAGCGGTGTTGCCGACGAGGTCGGCGTCTCCTCGACCGCGATGAGCGGTCGGCTTCGACGCGGGATGCGAAACTTGATCTCTGCGACGTTGATGGACGAAGATATCGACTGACGCTCCCCGCTACTATTTGCGTGTTACCAGTTCTCTGTAGATATGGAATTCTGTTCTATAATAAACATAATAGATGTTTCTTTGAGGGGAAGAGACATAAAGCTGCTTCTGAGGAGGTTTATAGCCCAGGTTACTATATTTATAAAACTGGTTATAAGTTTATCTCCCAAGCCGGCTAACAGACACTGATCGATGGCCAAGTGCGTAACTTTACCGATGTATGACTGGTTCGATGGGATTCGAGCCCACGGATCACCTTCATGTAACGGTATCCGGAACGGACTCCGTCATATGTGGGGTACTTAAAGAGGGGGCATATTACTCATTAAAGATCATTTTGGTGACTGTCAATTACTAACCTATGAGTAGTGCCGTAGACTCGGCGGCCGACCGACCGACGCATCACTTGCACCACGACTGGACTGGGGAGGAGTGGGCGAGTGATCGTATCGTGCAGGCGATTGCGGAGTACGAAAAGGAGCGTCTGGAGGATCTTCCACCGCTGAGCGACAGTATCAATCCCGAGGCGCTCGATACGGCGTTCGAATCCGCCGACGGGAGCGCCGGTAAGGCCGGGTGTATCACCTTCTCCTACTACGGCTACACCGTTCTCGTGCAGAGCACTGGACAGATTCTCATCAAGAAAAACTAACTCCCCTTACACTACACAACAATGACCGATATTGGAGGCTTTCAGGACCACGTTGCACGAATCGACCTCGGAAACGACGACGTCGCGTACGAAGGAATCGACGAGGAAGACGCGAAGAAATACATCGGGGCGCGCGGCCTCGGTGTGAAATACGTCTTCGAACAGGGATCGGACGTCGACCCGCTCGGTCCCGACAATCTACTGGCGTTCATGAACGGCCCGCTGTCGGGAACGCAGGTGACGATGAGCGGCCGAATCGCCGTCTGTACGAAGTCACCCTTGACCGGGACCGTTACCGACAGTCACCACGGCGGCTGGTCGGGCGCTCGCCTGAAGTGGGCCGGCTTCGACGGGCTCCTGTTCGAAGGGCAGGCCGATGACCCCGTCTACGCCGTCGTCGAGGATGGCGCGGTCGAACTCCGGGACGCGTCCCACCTCTGGGGGAAAGGCGTCCACGAGACCTGCGAGACGATCGAGGACGAAGTCGAGGGCTCGTACGGCAAGAACCTCTCGATCATGGCGATCGGCCCTGGTGGTGAGAACGAGGTCCGATACGCCTGTATCATGAACGAAGACGACCGGGCCTCCGGTCGCGGTGGGACCGGTTGCGTGATGGGCAACAAACGGCTGAAGGCGATCGTCATCAAGTCGAGTACCGAGATGCCCCAGCCCGCGGATCCGGAAACGTTCCGCGAGGGCCACCAGCAGGCGATGAAGGCGATCACCGAGTCGGACGTCACTGCGCCCAACGAGGGCGGTCTCTCGATGTACGGGACGAACGTTCTGATGAACCTCACGGAGGAAATGGACGGTCACCCGACCAAGAACGGGCGATACACCTCCGCGATCTCGTACAACGAGCACGAGACGGATCGACCGAAGGATCTCGACGCCGAACGCATCAGCGGCGAAAACGTCCGCGAGAACATCTTGGTCGACGAACCCACGTGTCACTCTTGTCCGGTCGCCTGTAAGAAGGAGGTCGAAGTCGACGTGATGCACAAGGGCGAGGAGCTGAACGTCCGGATGGAGTCCTTCGAGTACGAGTCCGCCTGGGCGCTCGGGACGAACTCCGCCAACGACGACCGGGACAAGATCGCCGTGATGATCGACCGCTGTAACGACATGGGCCTCGACACCATCGAGATAGGCAACATCATGGCGATGGCTATGGACGCGACCGAAAAGGGCTATCTCGACGACGTGGACGACGGGCTCGACTGGGGCGACGCGGAGACGATGATCGACATGATCGAGCGCGTCGCTCATCGCGAGGACGACCTCGCCGACCTCCTCGCACGAGGCCAGGCGCGGATGGCCGACGAAATCGACGCTCACGACTGCCGACTCGACGTGAAAGGCCAGTCCATCGCCGCGTACGACCCCCGCTGTATGAAGGGAATGGGGATCGGCTACGCGACCTCGAACCGCGGGGCCTGTCATCTGCGGGGCTACACGCCCGCCGCGGAGATCCTGGGCATCCCCGAGAAGGTCGATCCCTACGAGTACGAAGGGAAGGGCGAACTCACCGCCCAGTTCCAGGACCTCCACGCCATCAGCGACTCGTTCGACATCTGCAAGTTCAACGCCTTCGCGGAGGGCATCGAGGAGTACGTCACCCAGTACAACGGGATGACCGGGCTGGAGTACACCGAGGAAGACCTGCTCGAGTGCGGCGAACGAGTCTATAACCTCGAGCGCTACTACAACAACCTCGTCGGCTTCGACGGCGACGACGACTCGCTGCCCGAGGTGTTCCTCGAAGAAGGCGAGACGCCGGGTCAGGGCGCCTCGGAGGGCGAATACTGCGAACTCGAGGAGATGAAGGAAGAGTATTACGACCACCGCGGCTGGGTCGACGGCGTCGTCCCCGACGAGAAACTCGACGAGCTCGAAATCGAGATCGGTCCCGGTACCGGTGTCAGCGACGGTGGAAGTGGGGCAGCGGTTCCGTCCGACGACTGACGAAACGACCGACGGATTCCTCGCGGTCTCGAACGGCATTCACGAAGTCCTCACGAGCGCGACCTCGAACGCCTTCTACCGAATTCGTCGAAGTTGGGAGAACGGACGGCGATGCCTATCAGAGCGTTCGCCGTCCGGTTCCACCAGACTAGTTGTTCGCTCCGAGAGATACAAGCGATTCTTCGCTCACTCGGCGTCGAACGCTCTCATCAAGCACTCTGGCACTGAGTATATCGGCTTGCTGACAGCGTGTCAGACCCGCCGACGCCCACGAGAGCAACGCTCTCGTGCGGCCGCTTGGAGCGCAAAGCGCTCCACTGGTCGGCGAATCTTCGATTCGCCTCGACAACAGAACGCAACGCGTTCTGCGGACGGCACGCCGTCGCAGGTCGCGGTTGATGAAATCGCTGACAGGATTAACGGTGACCAATCTTGTGGGTGTTCTACAATAATCCTTGACATAGGCTACGTTTCTACATGGACTCACCGAGAAACACGATCTCTCTGATGCTGAATTTCTCGTTGATGGTGCTGGATATCTAACTACCCTCTCTCGATTAGGAGTAAGCGGCCACCTCGACTGTGTCGATCGAAACCGCATTGAAAAGTGGTTTCAGACCCTCAAAATGCGGATCGACCGCTTCCATGACTCCTGGGTCGGCAGTCGGGCGAGCGGCAGAGAATTGCTTGAACAGATTGTACACTACTATAACATACAACGACCGCACCAGTCACTCGACAGACAATCGCCAGCGGAGGTGCCAAACGACACCGGGCCGCTGTGAATCACCCATCCGGATCGCTATATAACGGGACTCCGTTCCGTAAGCGGCGAACGTTCGACTGTCTCCGCGTACTTCTCACGAGCAGTGATTATTCTCGTTCTCTCCTGTAGTCTCGTAACGGGCGGTAAAACGGTGCTCCGCGCCAGAAGCGCTTAACTAGACGGTGCCCGAAGAACTATTATATCGCGTCTCGACGTAAATCGTAATGAGTAGGGCTGCCGACGTCTCGCAGCAATGTGCGTTCCCGACGGCGATCGACGTCACCGCAGTCTTGGACCGACTCGAAATCCAGTTCCTCGACGTCCACGACCATCGTGCGATCGTTATCTTCGCCGGCGCGATCCTCAACCTCGAGTGCCGCGAGGGTGATCTAACCGCCCTCGAGCGTGCGGAAATCACCGTTTACGAGCCCCCAGTTCGCAGTAACAGAGATACCGAAAACGAGACCGCGGCCACGGTCGGAGTCATCGACGATTTCGTCGAGCAACTGGACGCGACGGGCCAGCCTCCGTGAACCGTCATCGGAAATTAGGTCGCGACGACGAAGGCGGTTCGGTAACGAGGACGACGAACTATCGGATTACCGCATTTTGTCCGTCACGTTCGCCTGCGGTCAAAGCCGACCGATTCGATCGGTCTTCCGTACCGACGCCGACGAGTCGCCGCTACGTATCGAACCCCGTTCGTTTGACTCCTCCAAATATCGACGTGAAAGGGACAATCGATTCGAATCAGAAGAAAACGACCGATCGCGGTCATTGTCCGAGACCGACGTCCGGCGAACCGAACGACGTCCTCGAGTAGGGCCGACGCCCCGGTCGCTCGGTCAGCGCTTGCGTCGACCCTCGTCCGATCCGCCGACGGTCTCGAGTCACGTTCCGCCCGTCGAATTCACTCCGTTCTTCGCGACTCGAGGAGCAGCTTCTGCTCGACGCGCTTGACCTCGTGCTGGACGTCGCGGACGGCGTCGATGTTCGCGGAGATGGACGTGACCCCTTCCGTGGCGAGGAACCGGACCATCTCGGGTTTCGAGCCGGCCTGGCCGCAGATGCTGGTGTCGACGTCGTATTCGCGGCAGGTCTCGATGACGTCGCCGATCAGCCGCAAAACGGCAGGGTGGAGTTCGTCGAAGCGGTCGGCGACGTTTTCGTTGTTCCGATCGACGGCCAGCGTGTACTGGGTGAGGTCGTTGGTGCCGAAGGAGGCGAAGTCGATACCTGCCTCGATCAGCTCTTCGACCGCCAGCGCCGCGGCCGGCGTCTCGATCATCGCGCCCCAGCGGCGCTTCTCGGGGTCGATGCCAGCCTCCTTCATGAGCGACTTGGCCTGGTAGATGTCCTCCGCGTCGTTGACCAGCGGGAACATGATCTCGACGTTGTCGTAGCCCATCTCGTAGAGCCGCCGAAACGCCTCGAGTTCGTGGGCGAAGACGTCGGGTCGATCGAGCGACCGGCGGATGCCACGGTAGCCGAGCATCGGGTTGTGCTCCTCGGGTTCGTTCTCCCCGCCCTCGAGCTGGCGGAACTCGTCGGTCGGCGCGTCCAGCGTCCGGACGCGGACGGGACGCGGGTAGAACTCGTCGGCGACGCCGCGGATGCCGTCGATCAGTTCCTGCGTGTAGGCGTCGGTGCCGTTCTCTTCGATGAACTTCTCGGGCGTCTGGTTCAGCGAGAGGATCATGTGTTCGGTCCGAAGGAGACCGACGCCGTCGGCGCCGGTCGCGGCCGCGCGCTCGGCGGCCTCCGGGATCGAGACGTTGACCTTCACCTCCGTCGCGGTCATGGGCTTGACCGGCGACTGCGGCCGGACCTCCTCGACGGGTTCGGTCTCTTCGTCGGGTTCGACTTCCTTGCCCTCGAGGACTGCGCCCTTGTCGCCGTCGAGCGTGACGAGTTGCCCGTCCTTGAGGACGGAGGTAGCATTGGTGGTGCCGACGATAGCCGGAACGCCCAGTTCGCGCGAGACGATGGCGGCGTGGCTGGTCATGCCGCCCTCGTCGGTGACGATCCCTGCCGCGCGTTTCATCGCAGGGACCATGTCCGGCATCGTCATCTCGGTGACGATGATGTCGCCCTCGCCGACCTTCGCGAGGTCGTCGAGTTTCGTGACGATCCGGGCCGGTCCGCTGACCGTCCCCGGACTCGAGCCCAACCCGTCGACGATGACCTCGCCGGCGCCGTTTGCCCCCGAATCCGAACCCGGACTCGAGCTCGCGCCGCTGGCGCCGGCGCTCTGAACGCCGCCGCTACCGTCGGTCACCCCTTTCGAGACGTCAAAACTACCGGTTTCGGTCGCCGCGTCGCCGCCCTCGTCGATGGTGGTGATCGGCCGGGACTGGAGCATGTAGACCTCGTCCTCAACGATAGCCCATTCGACATCCTGTGGTTCGTCATAGTGGTCCTCGACGCGCTCGCCGAGATCAACCAGCGCGCCGATCTCGTCGTCGGCGAGGACTCGTTCGTTCCGTTTCTCTTGGGGAACCTCGCGCTCGACGGTCTCGCCGGTTTCTTCGTCTTTCTCGTGCATCACCTTCTTCTCGGCGACGGTGACGTCGACCGAGCGGTCGTCGCGCTCGACGACGTAGTTATCCGGCGAGACGGCACCGGAGACGACGGCCTCGCCCAGGCCCCAGGCGCCCTCGATGATCATCGTCTGGTCGCCCGTCGAGGGGTGGCTCGTGAACATCACGCCCGACTTCTCGGCGTCGACCATCTGCTGGACGACGACCGCGATGTTGACCACCGAGTGGTCGAAGCCCTGCTCTTGGCGGTAGTAGATCGCCCGCTGGGTAAAGAGCGAGGCCCAGCACTCGCGAACGCGGTCGAGCAGCGCCTCCTCGGTGACGTTGAGGAACGTCTCCTGTTGGCCCGCGAAGGAGGCGTCGGGCAGGTCCTCGGCCGTCGCCGACGACCGCACCGCGACGAACGCCTCGCCGTCGCCGACCTGCCGATACGACTCGAGGATCTCCTCGCGGAGTTCGTCGGGGAAGGGGGTCTCGAGGATGAGTTCCTGCGCGCGGTCGGCGGCGTCGGCCAGTGCCGCCGAGTCGTCGGCGTCGACGTCGACGGCCGCGAACAGTTCCTCGTCGATTTCGGCCGCTTCGATGAACGATCGATAGGTCCCAGCGGTGACGACGAATCCCGGGGGCACGGGCAGCCCAGCACCCGTCAACTCGCCCAGGGAGGCGCCTTTACCACCGACCGTCTCGAGATCGTCGGCGCTGACCTTTTCTAACCAGAGTACAGCCATGATGTCGACAGAATAGCTGCTGTATCAAGGGATTTTCGCCTTTTCCACGGAACGTGGCTCCGTTCCGAGACGGCAACGGGAAACAACTGTGATGTAAATGGCCGTGATCGGCCGAAAGAGCCGTGTGTGGGAGGATTTCGTTTGAGTTATCGAGCGCTAACTGTTATTTACTATATACCATGAGTTCTCGAATCGGAAATCGCGAGTAGTATCTGTGTCTGACCACGGAACGGTTCGGAGGTTCTCGCGTTCGGATCAGCGACGAGCGACGGACGGATCGATCCGCTATACTGCGGCATTCGTGACGGTGCCCTCGACGCTGCGTCGAATGGTTCCGCGTCTCGGTCCAAGAGAACCGGTACTGTTGACGAGAGAGGGGGGCCCTTCAGTGCTGTCTAGATACGCGAAACCGCAAGGGTGAGAGACGTTGGGGTTGCGGTATCGGCTGTGAGAGTACTATCTAGACCGTGATATAACGAGACTCTGTTCCCTGAGCGGGAAAATTCGGCTGTCTTAGCACACTTCTCACGAAGTGCATGGAAGGCGGGTACACCACCCGATTTCGACGTAGACGGGAATCCGTCCGCGTGATCGGTCAACTGACCACCGACGGCGTCAGAACGGGCGACAGGGTTCGGCCCGCCTCTGTCGACGAACTCAGCAGGCCCGATTCCGGCATCCGAGAGCCCGAGAGCAGGACCGAGACGGGTGCCAGTTTACGTCCGTATAGATAGGGTTATTGTCAATAATCGGCGACTTTATGAGGGTATTCTATGTAACCAGCATAGGTAGATCATGCCAACTCACAATAGAGAGATCTCGCGAGACGTCAGAGAACTCGGCGAACTGCTGGGCGAGGTACTGAAGGACCAGACGTCGCGACAGGCGTTCGAGACGGTCGAGTCGTGCCGGCAGACCGCGGTCGAATACCG carries:
- a CDS encoding HalOD1 output domain-containing protein, yielding MSSAVDSAADRPTHHLHHDWTGEEWASDRIVQAIAEYEKERLEDLPPLSDSINPEALDTAFESADGSAGKAGCITFSYYGYTVLVQSTGQILIKKN
- a CDS encoding aldehyde ferredoxin oxidoreductase family protein — protein: MTDIGGFQDHVARIDLGNDDVAYEGIDEEDAKKYIGARGLGVKYVFEQGSDVDPLGPDNLLAFMNGPLSGTQVTMSGRIAVCTKSPLTGTVTDSHHGGWSGARLKWAGFDGLLFEGQADDPVYAVVEDGAVELRDASHLWGKGVHETCETIEDEVEGSYGKNLSIMAIGPGGENEVRYACIMNEDDRASGRGGTGCVMGNKRLKAIVIKSSTEMPQPADPETFREGHQQAMKAITESDVTAPNEGGLSMYGTNVLMNLTEEMDGHPTKNGRYTSAISYNEHETDRPKDLDAERISGENVRENILVDEPTCHSCPVACKKEVEVDVMHKGEELNVRMESFEYESAWALGTNSANDDRDKIAVMIDRCNDMGLDTIEIGNIMAMAMDATEKGYLDDVDDGLDWGDAETMIDMIERVAHREDDLADLLARGQARMADEIDAHDCRLDVKGQSIAAYDPRCMKGMGIGYATSNRGACHLRGYTPAAEILGIPEKVDPYEYEGKGELTAQFQDLHAISDSFDICKFNAFAEGIEEYVTQYNGMTGLEYTEEDLLECGERVYNLERYYNNLVGFDGDDDSLPEVFLEEGETPGQGASEGEYCELEEMKEEYYDHRGWVDGVVPDEKLDELEIEIGPGTGVSDGGSGAAVPSDD
- the rdfA gene encoding rod-determining factor RdfA; protein product: MANDTGGCKIDRVARERKLDDLDQRLLERRDAGASLRDLETYHNRQVLEAAVNESDMETLEGEVENLYRLLTDDDVSVGTRVEAQSRLERNGIDPDAVTDDFVSYQTVRTHLNDCLDVDTERTTRIDRTDAKNVVFKLLSRTESITMRTIDRLRSSGHLTIGDPEVTLSLRVACTECGEEYTFARLVDRGRCSCREAGRTDARDDETEA
- a CDS encoding helix-turn-helix domain-containing protein; translation: MPITVKAYAEHDELALVPTLRSIDGIEIEVITQANTDPDSDVFPFLITYDDRDELERHLDSDPTVDGYELVDANDDMFIYYIEHSDGTILLSPILTEVNGFMLRTETRRRGWFVQLQLPDREALNTIWEYAEGCGMKFEIIELHGSTGTEKDISFGLTDEQIEALQTAYKCGYFNEPRDTALSGVADEVGVSSTAMSGRLRRGMRNLISATLMDEDID
- the ppsA gene encoding phosphoenolpyruvate synthase, yielding MAVLWLEKVSADDLETVGGKGASLGELTGAGLPVPPGFVVTAGTYRSFIEAAEIDEELFAAVDVDADDSAALADAADRAQELILETPFPDELREEILESYRQVGDGEAFVAVRSSATAEDLPDASFAGQQETFLNVTEEALLDRVRECWASLFTQRAIYYRQEQGFDHSVVNIAVVVQQMVDAEKSGVMFTSHPSTGDQTMIIEGAWGLGEAVVSGAVSPDNYVVERDDRSVDVTVAEKKVMHEKDEETGETVEREVPQEKRNERVLADDEIGALVDLGERVEDHYDEPQDVEWAIVEDEVYMLQSRPITTIDEGGDAATETGSFDVSKGVTDGSGGVQSAGASGASSSPGSDSGANGAGEVIVDGLGSSPGTVSGPARIVTKLDDLAKVGEGDIIVTEMTMPDMVPAMKRAAGIVTDEGGMTSHAAIVSRELGVPAIVGTTNATSVLKDGQLVTLDGDKGAVLEGKEVEPDEETEPVEEVRPQSPVKPMTATEVKVNVSIPEAAERAAATGADGVGLLRTEHMILSLNQTPEKFIEENGTDAYTQELIDGIRGVADEFYPRPVRVRTLDAPTDEFRQLEGGENEPEEHNPMLGYRGIRRSLDRPDVFAHELEAFRRLYEMGYDNVEIMFPLVNDAEDIYQAKSLMKEAGIDPEKRRWGAMIETPAAALAVEELIEAGIDFASFGTNDLTQYTLAVDRNNENVADRFDELHPAVLRLIGDVIETCREYDVDTSICGQAGSKPEMVRFLATEGVTSISANIDAVRDVQHEVKRVEQKLLLESRRTE